A region of Moorena producens PAL-8-15-08-1 DNA encodes the following proteins:
- a CDS encoding NAD-dependent epimerase/dehydratase family protein, whose protein sequence is MKKVVVLGGDGFCGWPTALHLSDSGHDIVIVDNLSRRNIDNELEVSSLTPYQPMSTRLKTWREVSGKQIQFYNFNVAKDYDRLLNLFLTYQPDVVIHFAEQRAAPYSMKSSSHKRYTVDNNLNATNNLLAAIVESGLDIHVVHLGTMGVYGYGTAGMKIPEGYLDIQVTTDEGKMVQQQILYPANPGSIYHMTKTQDQLFFSYYNKNDGVRITDLHQGIVWGTQTKQTKLDERLINRFDYDGDYGTVLNRFLMQSAIGHPLTVHGTGGQTRAFIHIQDTVRCIELAIANPPASGDRVKILNQMTETHRVRDLAKIVSDITGAEIAYLENPRNESAENELAVENKCFLEMGLEPTTLVKGLMQEVIEIAAKYVDRCDRSKIICTSLWRQKGKGVSMADESPAQTTSDKTAVGVGAS, encoded by the coding sequence ATGAAAAAAGTTGTAGTTTTAGGCGGTGACGGATTTTGTGGTTGGCCCACAGCTCTCCATCTATCTGATAGTGGTCATGACATTGTAATTGTTGATAACTTGTCACGACGCAACATTGATAATGAGTTGGAAGTGAGTTCCTTAACACCTTACCAGCCCATGTCCACTCGTCTGAAGACATGGCGTGAGGTTTCTGGCAAACAAATCCAGTTCTATAACTTCAATGTAGCGAAAGACTATGATCGCTTACTCAATCTATTCCTGACCTATCAACCGGATGTGGTGATTCATTTTGCCGAACAGCGGGCTGCACCTTATTCGATGAAGTCATCTAGCCATAAGCGCTACACGGTAGATAATAACTTGAATGCGACCAATAATCTGCTAGCTGCGATTGTGGAGTCGGGTTTGGATATACACGTGGTTCATTTAGGAACCATGGGAGTCTATGGTTATGGTACTGCTGGGATGAAGATTCCGGAAGGGTATTTAGATATCCAGGTGACTACGGATGAGGGAAAAATGGTACAGCAGCAAATCTTGTACCCAGCCAATCCGGGCAGTATCTATCACATGACCAAAACTCAAGACCAGCTGTTTTTCTCTTACTACAACAAGAATGATGGGGTACGGATAACTGACCTGCATCAGGGGATTGTTTGGGGAACTCAGACCAAGCAGACAAAGCTGGATGAACGGCTAATTAATCGCTTTGATTACGATGGAGACTATGGTACAGTCCTAAATCGGTTCCTGATGCAGTCAGCGATTGGTCATCCATTGACGGTACATGGAACAGGGGGTCAAACCAGGGCATTTATCCATATTCAAGATACAGTGCGGTGTATAGAGTTAGCGATCGCAAATCCTCCGGCTTCTGGGGACAGGGTGAAAATCTTGAATCAGATGACCGAAACCCATCGGGTGCGGGATTTGGCCAAGATTGTCTCTGATATCACTGGGGCGGAAATTGCCTATCTAGAGAACCCGAGAAACGAATCAGCGGAAAATGAACTGGCTGTGGAGAATAAATGTTTCTTGGAAATGGGTCTGGAACCAACCACCTTGGTTAAGGGTCTGATGCAAGAGGTAATCGAGATTGCGGCTAAATATGTCGATCGTTGCGATCGCTCGAAGATTATCTGTACATCACTGTGGCGGCAGAAGGGAAAAGGGGTGAGTATGGCTGACGAAAGTCCTGCTCAAACCACATCCGACAAAACGGCGGTGGGTGTAGGTGCCAGTTAA
- a CDS encoding Uma2 family endonuclease, with protein sequence MYQTDPPRPAKETLPTMYDLPSEDPEEPGLPDEFHDFQPQLLRETFCPPSYPRDQIFVGTDLNLYYDVRHPQWYKRPDWFGVVGVSRFYEQRDLRLSYVMWQEGVSPFIVVELLSPTTESEDLGQTLRDIDQPPSKWEVYERILRIPYYVVFSRYTNELRIFELKGLNYKQVSLDTERFWLPELGLGLGVWSGSYQEVNGKWLRWYDELGNWIPTGSEQAQQAQDQLQQTQQQLQQAQQQKELVQQQLQEAEQEAQLERQEKEMAKQQAARLAERLRQLGIDPEEV encoded by the coding sequence ATGTATCAAACTGACCCCCCTCGTCCGGCGAAGGAAACCCTACCGACAATGTATGATCTCCCTAGTGAAGATCCAGAGGAACCAGGTTTGCCAGACGAGTTTCACGATTTTCAACCTCAGCTATTACGGGAGACGTTCTGCCCACCGAGTTACCCAAGGGATCAGATATTTGTGGGGACTGACTTAAATCTGTACTATGATGTGCGTCATCCTCAATGGTACAAGCGACCGGATTGGTTTGGAGTAGTTGGGGTGTCTCGGTTTTATGAACAGCGAGACTTACGGTTGAGTTATGTGATGTGGCAGGAAGGGGTGAGTCCATTTATCGTAGTGGAGTTGCTCTCTCCAACGACGGAATCAGAAGATTTAGGGCAAACCCTACGGGATATCGATCAACCTCCAAGTAAGTGGGAGGTTTATGAACGTATCCTTCGTATTCCTTATTATGTGGTGTTTAGCCGATACACCAATGAGTTAAGAATTTTTGAGTTGAAAGGATTAAACTATAAACAGGTAAGCTTGGACACCGAAAGATTCTGGCTCCCAGAATTAGGACTGGGCCTAGGAGTATGGTCTGGGTCATACCAAGAGGTGAATGGTAAATGGTTACGCTGGTATGATGAATTAGGAAACTGGATTCCCACAGGGTCTGAACAGGCTCAACAGGCTCAAGACCAGTTGCAGCAGACTCAGCAACAGTTGCAGCAGGCTCAGCAACAAAAGGAGTTGGTTCAGCAGCAATTGCAGGAGGCTGAGCAAGAAGCTCAACTTGAACGCCAGGAAAAAGAAATGGCTAAACAGCAGGCAGCGAGATTAGCAGAACGTCTGCGACAGCTGGGGATTGATCCGGAAGAGGTGTAA
- a CDS encoding NAD(P)/FAD-dependent oxidoreductase, whose amino-acid sequence MNKTNDRFEVVIVGAGAAGIGCAVVLKYLGIENFVILERHQVGASFRRWAEEMRFITPSFPSHGFGLLDLNAVVLNTSPALRFRKEHLSGKEYALYLETVAEHFQLPIKTETNVKTIAALPQGKGFVLETSKGELRSRSASASLRSQFVIWAAGEFQYPNLNPFPGAEFCIHNSKIRSWTELKGKEFVVVGGYESGVDAASNLAALGKKVKLIDRQSSWLNLDSDPSVSLSPYSLKRLERAYSMGRVELIGEQNIEAVKAVKKGYVVESEYEQWFSSTPPILCTGFNSSLKQIAPLFDWSNGYAALTEEDESTLTPGLFVVGPSVRHGELIFCFIYKFRQRFAVVGNAIAQRLGIDPTTLEAYRREGLFLDDLSCCNNDCVC is encoded by the coding sequence GTGAACAAAACTAACGATCGTTTTGAAGTTGTAATTGTGGGGGCTGGGGCTGCTGGAATTGGCTGTGCAGTAGTCTTAAAATATTTAGGAATTGAAAACTTTGTCATTTTAGAACGACATCAAGTAGGGGCTTCTTTTAGGCGTTGGGCTGAAGAAATGCGATTCATTACGCCGTCGTTTCCCAGTCATGGTTTTGGATTGCTGGATCTCAACGCAGTAGTTTTAAATACTTCTCCTGCCCTCCGTTTCAGAAAGGAACATCTTTCGGGGAAAGAATATGCCCTATATTTGGAGACTGTAGCAGAGCATTTTCAACTACCTATAAAAACCGAGACAAATGTGAAAACTATTGCAGCTTTACCTCAAGGCAAAGGCTTTGTCTTGGAAACTTCTAAAGGCGAGTTGCGTTCACGCAGTGCCTCAGCTTCGCTGAGATCGCAGTTTGTGATTTGGGCAGCAGGAGAGTTTCAATATCCCAATCTTAATCCGTTTCCAGGAGCAGAATTCTGCATTCATAATTCCAAAATACGTTCTTGGACAGAGCTTAAGGGGAAAGAATTTGTAGTTGTGGGAGGCTATGAAAGCGGTGTAGATGCAGCGTCAAATTTGGCAGCATTAGGGAAAAAAGTAAAGTTAATCGATCGCCAGAGTAGCTGGTTAAACTTAGACTCAGATCCTAGTGTTTCTCTGTCTCCTTATAGTCTAAAACGTTTAGAAAGAGCTTATTCTATGGGTCGGGTCGAACTAATTGGAGAACAGAACATTGAAGCAGTCAAAGCAGTAAAAAAAGGATATGTGGTGGAGAGCGAGTACGAACAGTGGTTTAGTTCCACACCGCCAATTCTCTGTACGGGATTTAACAGCAGTTTAAAACAAATCGCACCTCTATTTGACTGGTCAAATGGCTATGCAGCCCTGACTGAAGAAGATGAATCTACCCTAACTCCAGGATTATTTGTCGTCGGTCCTTCGGTGCGTCACGGAGAGTTGATTTTTTGCTTTATTTACAAATTTCGGCAGCGATTTGCTGTAGTCGGTAATGCGATCGCTCAACGTCTGGGAATCGATCCAACGACCTTGGAAGCCTATCGCCGAGAAGGTTTGTTTCTAGATGACCTTTCTTGCTGTAATAACGATTGTGTTTGTTGA
- a CDS encoding nucleoside recognition domain-containing protein, producing MNIFTPSKLERDCIVVIGKESTGKSQLIASLTGQTAHSANFRGSTVTCDTYQSEAYTFIDTPGILYRSDSVTTKKALRQLQENDTVLLIVKATEVDRDLADLLPLVADKRGIVVITFWDKVFSTVHNGHLTGLGQPQTPCPPQQVVREWKETSNLSIVTVDARHITTEQKDYILASLQEPHPFPAQWIPTRAGWYIQPQPTLLEHPRLGWLLAIALLLIPAIIAVWGANFFATLADPIVQGAIAPLLEPLSQLPIWLREILIGQYGLITMSPLLFIWAMPTVILYALFLGAYKASGLIERITIALDPLLRPFGLSGRDLVRVIMGMGCNVPAVISTRACSSCSRGTCISAIAFGSACSYQLGATLGVFSAAKLPYLIIPYLLYLTATTLIYTYIISSPTAKSNQNPLVIEGRAFLEFPHSSVIWREAKSTINQFLFNAIPIFLVITVIASVLNWLGTIPALANIINPLMGWFNLPPEASLPIVLASIRKDGLLLFAEPETLAMLTPLQVLTGVYLAGVLLPCLVTLLTITREQSLRFALLLLSIQAIAAIFFSLLLAWGGLLIK from the coding sequence GTGAATATTTTTACGCCGTCAAAATTAGAGCGCGATTGTATTGTGGTTATTGGTAAAGAGAGTACGGGCAAGTCCCAACTAATTGCTTCTCTTACAGGACAGACTGCCCATAGTGCCAATTTTCGCGGTTCTACAGTGACTTGTGACACTTATCAATCTGAAGCCTATACCTTTATCGATACTCCTGGAATTCTCTATCGTTCCGACAGCGTAACTACTAAGAAAGCTTTAAGACAGCTACAAGAAAATGACACCGTGCTATTGATAGTCAAGGCAACCGAAGTAGATCGAGATTTAGCAGATCTACTACCTTTAGTAGCAGATAAAAGGGGCATTGTGGTGATTACTTTCTGGGATAAGGTATTCTCGACGGTTCATAACGGACATCTCACGGGTCTGGGGCAACCCCAGACCCCGTGTCCTCCTCAACAAGTGGTTCGGGAATGGAAGGAAACTTCTAACCTGAGCATTGTCACTGTAGATGCCCGCCACATTACTACAGAACAAAAAGACTATATTTTGGCTTCTCTGCAAGAACCTCATCCTTTTCCCGCGCAATGGATTCCTACAAGGGCTGGCTGGTATATTCAACCCCAACCAACGCTGTTAGAACATCCTCGACTAGGCTGGTTATTGGCGATCGCTTTATTACTTATTCCTGCGATTATTGCTGTCTGGGGTGCTAACTTCTTTGCGACTTTAGCAGATCCTATAGTACAAGGTGCGATCGCTCCCCTTCTTGAGCCTTTATCCCAACTCCCAATCTGGTTAAGAGAAATACTGATAGGTCAGTATGGACTGATAACTATGAGTCCGTTGCTGTTTATTTGGGCGATGCCCACAGTAATTCTCTATGCCCTATTCTTGGGCGCATATAAAGCTAGTGGGTTAATCGAACGAATTACCATTGCTCTCGATCCTTTACTCCGTCCGTTTGGGTTATCGGGACGGGATTTAGTACGAGTAATTATGGGTATGGGGTGTAATGTTCCTGCGGTGATTAGCACCCGTGCCTGTTCTAGTTGTTCTAGAGGAACTTGTATTTCGGCGATCGCTTTTGGTTCCGCTTGTTCTTATCAGTTGGGCGCAACTTTAGGGGTGTTTAGTGCTGCTAAGTTACCTTACTTGATAATTCCTTACCTGCTGTATCTAACCGCAACCACCTTGATATATACCTACATCATTTCTTCCCCTACAGCTAAATCGAATCAGAATCCCCTAGTAATCGAAGGAAGAGCATTTTTAGAATTTCCTCATTCGTCAGTAATTTGGCGCGAAGCTAAGTCAACTATTAATCAATTTTTGTTCAATGCAATTCCCATCTTTTTAGTTATTACCGTTATTGCTTCTGTGTTGAATTGGTTAGGAACGATCCCAGCTTTAGCCAATATTATTAACCCTTTGATGGGATGGTTTAATTTACCCCCTGAAGCCTCATTGCCTATTGTTTTAGCTTCTATTCGCAAAGATGGACTGCTATTATTTGCCGAACCAGAAACCTTGGCTATGTTAACTCCATTGCAGGTTTTGACTGGGGTGTATCTAGCAGGAGTATTGCTACCTTGTTTAGTTACTCTGTTAACTATTACGCGAGAACAGTCTCTTCGATTTGCCTTATTGCTGTTAAGTATACAGGCGATCGCTGCGATCTTTTTTTCTCTATTACTTGCTTGGGGAGGATTATTAATCAAGTAA
- a CDS encoding mechanosensitive ion channel family protein, with protein MNPFFRCRYWLRQVILVVIGAIAIAFLIAAAPIVAQDNLNRVTIFLDGRPLFEVAPAGSLTAQQRADYASDTLKQIIETAPPTVDVEIAGTEKLPVIKVNGSYLLSVTTYDTLTGRSPKEQAQFWQRLLQNAMKRAFLERTQDYILQGVFLSVGFGLWGIISSWGLGWLWDHRMKWLFHKKVTKLTHRHRHQPALSGEIAAGTLILLFRVTILVFTLIYTSNLFPQTRQLSRQVNDTFVQSLTWEIIWVGDKPYSVLGLLTLIGLFAALIVLAKVVKKVLRSRILRLTNLSRPAQETIALITHYSILFIGVIVLLQLWGIDFSSLAVFFGVLGVGIGLGIQGIAKEFVSGLVLIFERPIQVGDFVNVGELMGTVENIGIRSTEILTLDQVSIIIPNSRFLEAEVVNWTHNNPVSRLKLPVGVAYGSDPIKVRSALIEAASQHPEILDQPAPNVFFIGFGENALKFELLVWIKDPPKQFQIKSELYFLIEEILRHYHVDIPFPKLDLHVRSGNFPVDVSHQLIESLTQLSQELTQWMARQSDGTSHHGTSHHGTSHNNVQINNTSDNN; from the coding sequence ATGAATCCCTTCTTTCGCTGCCGATATTGGCTGAGGCAAGTGATCTTGGTAGTAATTGGAGCGATCGCGATCGCTTTCCTGATTGCAGCTGCGCCAATTGTGGCTCAGGACAATCTAAATCGGGTAACTATTTTCCTGGATGGGCGTCCCCTGTTTGAGGTAGCACCGGCTGGGTCGTTAACTGCTCAACAACGGGCTGATTACGCCAGTGATACCCTCAAGCAAATCATCGAGACAGCACCACCAACCGTAGACGTAGAAATCGCTGGGACTGAAAAGTTACCAGTGATTAAGGTAAATGGTAGCTACTTGCTATCAGTAACCACCTATGATACTCTAACCGGAAGAAGTCCCAAGGAACAAGCCCAATTTTGGCAAAGACTGCTACAGAATGCCATGAAACGGGCTTTTCTCGAACGTACCCAGGACTATATCCTGCAAGGGGTATTCCTATCCGTTGGATTTGGGTTATGGGGAATCATCTCTAGTTGGGGATTAGGCTGGCTGTGGGATCACCGGATGAAATGGCTGTTTCACAAAAAGGTAACTAAGTTAACCCATCGACACCGTCACCAACCCGCCTTAAGTGGTGAAATTGCAGCGGGGACTCTCATACTCCTGTTCCGGGTCACTATCCTAGTATTTACCCTGATTTATACTAGTAACCTATTTCCCCAAACTCGCCAGTTGAGTCGTCAAGTTAACGATACATTTGTTCAAAGCTTGACGTGGGAAATCATTTGGGTGGGAGATAAACCCTATTCTGTCTTAGGCTTATTAACCTTGATTGGGTTATTTGCTGCTCTGATAGTCCTAGCCAAGGTAGTAAAAAAAGTTTTGCGATCGCGGATTCTTCGCCTCACCAATCTCAGCCGCCCTGCCCAGGAAACTATTGCTCTGATTACCCATTATTCCATACTCTTTATCGGTGTTATTGTCCTATTGCAGTTGTGGGGAATCGACTTTAGTTCTCTAGCCGTATTTTTCGGAGTCTTGGGTGTGGGGATTGGCTTGGGAATCCAGGGAATTGCTAAGGAATTTGTCAGCGGTTTGGTACTCATTTTTGAGCGTCCGATTCAAGTCGGGGACTTTGTGAATGTTGGGGAACTGATGGGAACAGTAGAAAATATCGGTATTCGCAGTACAGAAATCCTGACTTTGGATCAAGTCTCAATCATTATCCCCAATTCTCGCTTTCTGGAAGCTGAAGTGGTCAACTGGACTCACAATAATCCAGTATCCCGGTTAAAATTACCCGTAGGGGTGGCCTACGGTTCAGATCCAATTAAAGTCCGTAGTGCTCTGATTGAAGCAGCTTCTCAACATCCAGAAATCTTAGATCAACCAGCCCCTAATGTATTTTTTATTGGATTTGGGGAAAATGCCCTCAAGTTTGAGTTGTTGGTTTGGATTAAAGACCCTCCCAAGCAGTTCCAAATCAAGAGTGAGCTTTACTTTCTGATTGAAGAAATACTACGTCATTACCATGTTGATATTCCCTTTCCTAAGCTAGATTTGCACGTCCGTTCTGGTAATTTTCCTGTAGACGTTTCACACCAGTTAATTGAGTCTCTAACTCAGCTATCTCAGGAATTGACTCAGTGGATGGCTAGACAATCCGATGGTACTAGTCACCATGGTACTAGTCACCATGGTACTAGTCACAATAATGTTCAAATAAATAATACTTCAGATAATAATTGA
- a CDS encoding AI-2E family transporter, whose protein sequence is MLRLKISLANLLLIVATSLTIVLLWQLRALLVVLMIAVVLASTLAPIIDSAEKLRIPRWLAVILVYLGLIAGLTGIGLVIGPTVAQQIQRLFRKLPTYLEVLTSLLDALAIRLGMTELALSKMFDAGTVTSWVIRSSQQLLVQSYGLTRNLIAGVFTVILATLLSGYMLSGSEQLIKGGVSLFPKPWDEKLAAQVKPVSQRMGGYIQGRVVVSGILGMAITVGLKFLGLSEFALGLGVIAGVTNLIPFFGPVLGAIPALIVAIAQGGWTFSWVLLLFVIIQNLETYILDPLLVGSSVRIHPLYQLLAVLGGAKVLGILGALIVPPWVAGAALVLKNLYLKPKLEAEQNAAAISAASEADASNALSFNG, encoded by the coding sequence ATGCTACGCCTTAAAATCTCCTTAGCTAATTTACTGCTGATTGTTGCTACTAGCTTGACAATCGTCCTGCTATGGCAACTGAGAGCTTTGCTAGTAGTACTGATGATTGCAGTAGTGCTCGCGTCTACTCTAGCACCAATTATTGATAGTGCTGAAAAGTTAAGGATTCCCCGCTGGCTAGCGGTTATTCTGGTTTATTTAGGCTTAATCGCTGGTTTGACAGGGATCGGCTTAGTGATTGGACCAACAGTAGCTCAGCAAATTCAGCGTTTATTTCGGAAACTGCCAACGTATTTGGAGGTTTTAACCTCTTTGTTAGATGCTTTAGCGATTCGCCTAGGGATGACTGAACTAGCTCTGAGTAAAATGTTTGATGCTGGCACCGTTACCTCTTGGGTGATTCGTTCGTCTCAACAGTTGCTAGTGCAGTCCTATGGATTGACACGGAATCTTATTGCTGGAGTGTTTACCGTAATTCTGGCAACACTGCTGTCTGGTTATATGTTATCTGGCTCTGAACAATTGATTAAAGGGGGGGTAAGTTTGTTTCCCAAACCCTGGGATGAAAAATTGGCAGCCCAGGTCAAGCCAGTCAGCCAACGGATGGGGGGTTACATCCAGGGGCGAGTGGTGGTTTCAGGAATTTTAGGCATGGCGATTACTGTTGGTTTAAAATTTTTGGGACTGTCAGAGTTTGCCTTGGGTTTGGGTGTGATTGCTGGAGTAACCAATTTGATTCCCTTCTTTGGTCCGGTCTTGGGAGCAATTCCAGCATTGATTGTGGCAATTGCTCAAGGGGGATGGACTTTCTCCTGGGTATTGCTACTATTTGTGATTATTCAGAATCTGGAAACCTATATTCTTGACCCCCTACTGGTGGGGTCTTCTGTTAGAATTCACCCCTTATATCAGTTGTTGGCAGTGCTAGGTGGTGCAAAGGTTTTGGGGATTCTTGGTGCTTTGATTGTTCCACCTTGGGTAGCTGGTGCAGCTCTGGTACTAAAAAATTTGTACTTGAAGCCGAAACTGGAGGCGGAACAAAATGCTGCTGCTATCTCGGCAGCTTCTGAAGCAGACGCCTCGAATGCTCTTTCTTTCAACGGATAG
- a CDS encoding sodium:solute symporter family protein produces MTVEVWTSVLVIISFILYLYIGWRSRVRDSKGFFVADQGVPAVANGAATAADWMSAASFISMAGLISFLGYDGSIYLMGWTGGYVLLALLLAPYLRKFGKYTVPDFVGDRYYSNIARLVAVVAAIFVSLTYVAGQMRGVGIVFSRFLQVDIGQGVVIGMVIVAFFAVLGGMKGITWTQVAQYGVLIVAYLIPAIAIATLLTDNPIPQLGFTFSDIIPKLNQIQVDLGFQEYTKPFANKSMVDVLFITIALMVGTAGLPHVIVRFYTVRNARAARYSAGWALLFIAILYTTAPAVAAFARYNLIDSLHNHTIEEVRQLDWATKWENTGLLAFDDKNGNGKIELKPDKETNEIKIDRDIIVLSTPEVAKLAPWVIALVAAGGLAAALSTASGLLLVISSSIAHDVYYRIINPRASESQRLMVGRIMVIAAIAIAGYFGINPPGFVAQVVAFAFGLAAASFFPVILLGVFDKRTNREGAIAGMVVGLIFTTVYIIGVKFYSMTPWFFGISPEGIGTVGMVLNFIVTVVVSRLTPPPPAEIQEMVEMLRTPGDQPPALHDLGEEELD; encoded by the coding sequence ATGACAGTTGAAGTTTGGACCAGTGTATTGGTCATTATTTCCTTTATTCTCTACCTTTACATTGGTTGGCGCTCTCGGGTGCGCGATAGTAAAGGGTTTTTTGTAGCAGATCAAGGTGTTCCCGCTGTTGCTAATGGTGCTGCTACAGCGGCGGATTGGATGTCTGCTGCTTCCTTTATTTCTATGGCAGGCCTAATCTCTTTCTTAGGATATGATGGCTCAATTTACCTGATGGGCTGGACAGGAGGATATGTCCTACTAGCGCTATTGTTAGCCCCTTACCTGCGGAAGTTTGGAAAATACACAGTACCGGACTTTGTAGGAGACCGCTATTACTCGAATATTGCTCGGTTGGTAGCAGTAGTTGCTGCTATTTTTGTCTCCTTAACCTATGTCGCAGGACAGATGCGAGGGGTAGGTATTGTATTTAGCCGCTTTCTGCAAGTCGATATCGGTCAGGGTGTAGTGATTGGCATGGTGATTGTGGCATTTTTTGCCGTGCTGGGGGGGATGAAAGGAATTACCTGGACTCAAGTAGCCCAGTATGGCGTGTTGATTGTGGCTTACCTGATTCCAGCGATTGCGATCGCAACTCTACTGACCGACAACCCGATTCCCCAGCTAGGATTCACCTTTAGTGATATTATCCCGAAGCTCAATCAAATTCAGGTAGATCTAGGTTTCCAGGAATACACTAAACCCTTTGCCAACAAGTCCATGGTGGATGTCTTATTTATCACCATCGCCTTGATGGTCGGTACTGCTGGACTTCCCCATGTGATTGTACGCTTTTACACCGTACGCAATGCTAGAGCTGCTCGTTATTCCGCTGGCTGGGCACTATTATTCATTGCCATACTCTACACCACAGCTCCCGCCGTTGCTGCCTTTGCCCGCTATAACCTAATTGATAGCCTCCATAACCATACCATTGAGGAAGTGCGTCAGCTAGACTGGGCAACGAAATGGGAAAATACTGGTTTATTGGCGTTTGACGATAAAAACGGCAATGGCAAGATTGAGCTGAAACCGGACAAAGAGACCAATGAAATTAAGATTGACCGAGATATCATTGTACTCTCCACACCAGAGGTAGCCAAACTTGCTCCCTGGGTGATTGCCCTAGTAGCAGCAGGAGGACTAGCCGCCGCTCTATCCACTGCATCAGGATTACTGCTAGTGATTTCTAGCTCAATCGCCCACGATGTCTACTACCGCATCATTAATCCTAGGGCATCGGAGTCCCAACGATTGATGGTAGGTCGAATAATGGTAATTGCTGCCATTGCCATTGCCGGTTACTTTGGTATCAATCCCCCTGGATTTGTAGCCCAAGTGGTAGCATTTGCCTTTGGCTTAGCCGCTGCCAGCTTTTTTCCAGTGATTCTGCTAGGGGTATTTGATAAGCGAACCAACCGAGAAGGGGCAATTGCTGGCATGGTGGTAGGGTTAATTTTTACCACCGTTTACATCATTGGGGTGAAGTTCTATAGTATGACACCCTGGTTTTTCGGTATTTCCCCTGAGGGGATTGGTACCGTAGGGATGGTGCTTAATTTCATCGTGACTGTAGTGGTTTCTCGCCTGACACCCCCACCTCCAGCAGAAATTCAAGAGATGGTGGAAATGTTGCGAACACCCGGTGATCAGCCCCCAGCCCTTCACGATCTCGGTGAAGAGGAGTTGGATTGA
- a CDS encoding DUF4212 domain-containing protein, whose protein sequence is MNQNKRQAYWRANIALIRNLLIVWAFVSVVCSILLVTLLNNVSVGNIPLGFWMAQQGSIFTFVVLIFIYAIQMDKIDRKYKK, encoded by the coding sequence ATGAACCAAAACAAGCGTCAGGCATACTGGCGTGCCAACATCGCATTAATTCGGAATCTCCTAATTGTTTGGGCATTCGTATCCGTTGTATGTAGCATTCTGCTAGTAACATTACTAAATAATGTCAGTGTAGGGAATATTCCCCTAGGCTTCTGGATGGCACAACAAGGGAGTATTTTTACCTTTGTCGTCCTAATTTTTATCTACGCTATACAGATGGATAAAATTGACCGTAAATACAAAAAGTAA
- a CDS encoding GNAT family N-acetyltransferase: MKLSEKETIKNIHLLAFGEKEGEEVAKLAEDFLALPESISINVKRDDMIVGNVMFTPFSFKDHPDKKCYLLAPLGVLPKYQRHGLGKELIETGIKYLKSIGTDAVFVLGVPTYYPQHGFVPTDKQTPYPDLLTIPEAWMMLELNAASTSHLRGETIAVEPIMDPKFWDTSGRG; encoded by the coding sequence GTGAAGCTTTCAGAGAAAGAAACTATTAAAAATATTCACCTTTTAGCATTCGGTGAAAAAGAAGGAGAGGAGGTCGCTAAACTTGCAGAAGATTTTCTTGCTCTGCCAGAAAGCATTTCAATCAATGTAAAGCGTGATGACATGATTGTAGGAAATGTGATGTTTACACCATTTTCATTCAAAGATCATCCTGATAAGAAATGTTATCTGTTAGCACCTCTTGGTGTACTACCGAAGTATCAACGTCATGGTCTGGGTAAAGAGTTGATTGAAACGGGTATTAAGTACCTTAAATCCATTGGTACTGATGCTGTCTTCGTATTAGGTGTACCAACATATTATCCACAACATGGATTTGTTCCAACAGATAAACAAACACCATACCCTGATCTACTGACAATACCAGAAGCATGGATGATGCTTGAACTGAATGCGGCATCTACAAGTCATCTTCGTGGTGAAACAATTGCTGTAGAACCAATCATGGATCCTAAGTTTTGGGATACGTCAGGGCGCGGGTAA